The Bacteriovorax sp. BAL6_X genome window below encodes:
- a CDS encoding cob(I)yrinic acid a,c-diamide adenosyltransferase, with product MKKSKIYTRTGDKGETSLVGGQRVSKANARINLYGNLDELNSFVGLSLCHIDVSRVKNTFNSIQENLFVLGSNFATLREDRDNFKLPKLSIEDILHLEGEIDYFDSVVDPLKYFILPGGSVAAANVHICRTKTRQVEREAVEIGDVDPIDLEYLNRLSDYFFIVARFLNKHENIKDIPWVPKKD from the coding sequence ATGAAGAAGTCTAAGATCTACACTCGTACAGGTGATAAAGGTGAAACAAGTCTTGTTGGTGGACAGCGAGTCTCAAAGGCCAATGCACGTATCAATCTTTATGGAAACCTGGATGAATTAAATAGTTTTGTAGGTCTTTCACTTTGTCATATTGATGTTTCAAGAGTTAAGAATACTTTTAATTCAATTCAAGAAAACCTTTTTGTTCTCGGTTCTAACTTCGCAACCCTTAGAGAGGACCGAGACAATTTTAAGCTTCCTAAATTAAGTATTGAAGATATCCTTCATCTTGAAGGCGAGATCGATTATTTTGACTCTGTTGTTGATCCACTTAAATACTTTATCCTTCCTGGTGGAAGCGTTGCGGCCGCTAATGTTCATATTTGTCGAACAAAAACAAGGCAGGTAGAGAGAGAAGCTGTTGAAATAGGGGATGTCGATCCTATCGATTTAGAATATTTAAATCGATTATCTGATTATTTCTTTATCGTTGCACGATTTTTAAATAAGCATGAGAATATAAAGGATATTCCATGGGTTCCAAAGAAAGATTAG
- a CDS encoding FHA domain-containing protein, which produces MSISLIIKSGENKAKVLIKPKLSFGRSKSSVDISIDDSKISSKHLEITYKDKEIIVKDLGSTNGTYINNKKVISDQRLYIYETIRIGSCIICIDLNDLTELEYKYLTRPIDPNEDAHDNTQTTTALADQTGFLALNNLSLEKQKVKAEASKNQPIKRTKKKVTKKKRVHSEDKTVMTKILKFFK; this is translated from the coding sequence ATGTCTATCTCATTGATTATTAAGAGCGGTGAAAATAAAGCTAAGGTTCTTATTAAACCTAAATTAAGCTTTGGACGCTCTAAGTCGTCGGTTGATATTTCTATCGATGACTCAAAAATTTCATCTAAACATCTCGAAATTACTTATAAAGATAAGGAAATTATTGTTAAAGACCTAGGCTCAACTAATGGTACCTATATTAACAATAAAAAAGTCATAAGTGATCAACGCCTTTATATTTACGAAACAATTCGCATTGGTAGCTGTATTATTTGTATCGATTTAAATGATCTAACGGAGCTTGAGTATAAATACCTTACTCGACCAATTGACCCGAATGAAGATGCGCACGATAACACGCAAACTACAACGGCCCTTGCAGACCAAACAGGTTTCTTAGCGTTAAATAATCTTTCATTAGAAAAGCAGAAAGTAAAAGCTGAAGCAAGCAAAAACCAACCAATAAAAAGAACAAAAAAGAAAGTCACAAAGAAGAAGAGAGTTCATTCAGAAGATAAAACTGTTATGACTAAAATCTTAAAGTTCTTTAAGTAA
- a CDS encoding iron-sulfur cluster assembly accessory protein, whose translation MNELLNVTPKAVAQIKNIFTSEDRSTEDFGLRLGVIGGGCSGLSYNIDFDAPKDSDNIIELEGIKILVDPKSSIYLSGITLDFKDGLNGKGFVFENPNAKNTCGCGESFSV comes from the coding sequence ATGAACGAGTTATTAAATGTGACGCCAAAAGCTGTTGCGCAAATAAAAAATATTTTCACGAGTGAAGATCGCTCAACTGAGGACTTCGGTTTACGCCTAGGTGTGATTGGTGGTGGTTGTTCAGGTCTATCTTATAATATCGATTTTGATGCTCCAAAAGATTCGGACAATATTATCGAATTAGAGGGGATTAAGATTCTTGTGGATCCAAAATCATCAATTTACTTAAGTGGTATTACTTTAGACTTTAAAGACGGCCTTAATGGTAAAGGCTTTGTTTTTGAAAACCCAAATGCAAAGAATACTTGCGGTTGTGGTGAAAGCTTTAGTGTTTAG
- a CDS encoding FHA domain-containing protein yields MAVKLKIQSKQESYIVILKPNLTFGRSKEDADIFLNDSKVSSVHFQILFDGDEILVKDLGSKNGTHINGRRIEEEITLYTYDVITAGNFSIRLDQKSLNSLELSKFSRQDEPNAWGENISNIHKTLRFTLEEEKRKVQLKKRTKVKSKA; encoded by the coding sequence ATGGCCGTTAAACTGAAAATTCAATCAAAGCAAGAATCATATATTGTAATTTTAAAACCAAATTTAACATTTGGCCGAAGTAAAGAAGATGCTGATATATTCTTAAATGACTCAAAAGTATCTTCAGTCCATTTTCAAATATTATTCGATGGTGATGAAATTCTAGTTAAAGATCTAGGTTCAAAGAACGGCACCCATATTAATGGAAGACGCATCGAGGAAGAAATCACTTTATATACATACGATGTAATAACAGCGGGAAATTTTAGTATCAGACTAGATCAAAAATCTTTAAATAGCTTAGAGCTTTCTAAATTTTCTCGACAGGACGAACCTAATGCTTGGGGAGAGAATATTTCCAATATTCACAAGACCCTTCGCTTCACCCTTGAAGAGGAAAAAAGAAAAGTACAATTAAAGAAAAGAACCAAAGTTAAAAGTAAGGCCTAA
- a CDS encoding CDC27 family protein gives MMIDDTYVKEQVYEFFFSENTISLNGHNVYKFIGDETRDYLQRQITADVAKLENGGTLACRLDRNGRVFSFFYLVNIDQAFYIIVDSKIADETVNELEKFIIMEDITIKHTQLIAALSSRSSEGFVPISIFDNEGYIGFISEQLPITDFHNQLCVLTGWPQLDVTVERTNLINETRLNEFAISYNKGCFLGQETASKIESRRGAARYPVLLISKNQIEEETILKDKKVKVLNSFKTDDFYLSVVRVPRDLLINGLEIEYDGGTVRILTYPIIKEDKLEISEHYFNKAVKRFHQGEVNEAIMILDQVISFNPHYADAYESKGVILGNNGDHQKAIDVMDELLKVDENSVMAHTNKSLYLMKLGKIEEAEEEKSLATVASFKRFGDEAKFKKEQEERERAEKEDRARRFDMFNKVLAIDENDVVANYGLADIHFSNDKFEKAMGHIEIVLKENPKYSVAYLLKSKILFKQKKYDDCLSIIEAGMPIATSQGELMPANEMQALKSKISKL, from the coding sequence ATGATGATTGATGATACATATGTAAAAGAACAGGTTTATGAATTCTTCTTCAGTGAGAATACTATCTCATTAAATGGACATAATGTTTATAAATTCATCGGTGATGAAACAAGAGACTATTTACAAAGACAGATTACTGCAGATGTCGCCAAGTTAGAGAATGGTGGGACGCTCGCCTGTCGATTGGATCGAAATGGTCGGGTGTTTTCTTTTTTCTATCTTGTGAATATTGATCAGGCTTTCTATATTATCGTCGATTCAAAAATTGCAGATGAAACAGTTAATGAGTTAGAGAAGTTCATCATTATGGAAGATATCACGATTAAGCATACTCAATTAATTGCTGCACTATCGTCACGTTCTAGTGAAGGGTTTGTACCAATTAGTATTTTTGATAATGAAGGTTATATTGGATTTATAAGTGAACAGTTGCCAATAACAGATTTTCATAATCAGCTATGCGTCTTAACTGGATGGCCGCAGCTAGATGTTACAGTTGAGCGCACTAACTTAATTAATGAAACAAGATTAAATGAATTTGCTATCAGTTATAATAAAGGGTGTTTCCTAGGGCAAGAAACAGCATCTAAAATTGAAAGTCGTAGAGGAGCTGCTCGTTATCCAGTCCTATTAATCTCCAAGAATCAAATAGAAGAGGAAACTATTTTAAAGGATAAGAAGGTAAAGGTCCTTAATTCTTTTAAGACTGATGATTTTTACTTATCTGTGGTAAGAGTCCCTCGAGATTTATTGATTAATGGTTTAGAAATAGAATATGACGGAGGCACAGTTCGTATACTTACATATCCAATTATTAAAGAAGATAAATTGGAAATAAGTGAGCACTATTTTAATAAAGCCGTTAAGCGATTTCATCAGGGTGAAGTAAATGAGGCCATCATGATCTTAGATCAAGTGATTTCTTTTAACCCTCATTATGCAGATGCGTATGAGTCAAAAGGTGTCATCCTAGGAAATAATGGTGATCATCAAAAGGCCATTGATGTTATGGATGAGCTCTTAAAAGTAGATGAAAACTCTGTCATGGCGCATACGAATAAGTCTCTCTATCTTATGAAATTGGGTAAAATCGAAGAAGCTGAAGAGGAGAAGTCGCTAGCGACTGTTGCTTCATTTAAGCGCTTTGGAGATGAAGCTAAGTTCAAAAAAGAACAAGAAGAACGAGAGCGTGCTGAAAAAGAAGACCGTGCTCGTCGCTTTGATATGTTTAATAAAGTATTGGCCATTGATGAAAATGATGTTGTTGCCAATTATGGCCTAGCTGATATTCACTTTAGTAATGATAAATTTGAAAAGGCCATGGGCCATATTGAAATCGTTCTTAAAGAAAACCCTAAGTATTCAGTTGCTTACCTGCTTAAGTCGAAGATCTTATTTAAGCAAAAAAAGTATGACGATTGCCTAAGCATTATTGAAGCGGGAATGCCGATTGCCACTTCCCAAGGTGAATTAATGCCCGCAAATGAAATGCAGGCATTAAAATCTAAAATCTCAAAATTATAA
- a CDS encoding HEXXH motif-containing putative peptide modification protein gives MNKFNHFIKNNHAFKESYFEGLVLYREDAKTNEDENKLISQKFQDFYKEAIFSKKLDTYSNLNFYWFNLIEALIEIISYHSEFEVGEDFEMSESEDAIFNFWHDSNLAKIFLNSLNESKDLLAESKKLVTVLEDNIIAFFNIHIKEEITSDLIYLNIPELGDDNLSVYQNGQRIIFNDLEDKVLAKLNEKSQKRKAAVSNIDELKIIFYSELENTSKEMTAKIEKAYRRLEKYTPQLFVVLKEFTQNIIPINEKGIVSYSMQTLPGYSSINTYDRDDMDLMDDLLHENGHHVLNSYLNQEELLEELEEKIYYSPWRRALRPIRGIYHAYMTFYWALELFSSLSRLEVHDFTDSEFKKIQERAIEEYYMLQFCELDLEKAYKEEIVSAEGYEVYLQFKAMVDSHREHIFTLEKHLNSNAVEELKNELLAARNEYY, from the coding sequence ATGAATAAATTTAATCACTTCATTAAAAACAATCACGCATTTAAAGAATCATACTTCGAAGGTTTAGTCCTTTATCGTGAAGATGCAAAGACAAATGAAGATGAGAACAAGCTTATTTCTCAAAAATTTCAAGACTTTTATAAAGAAGCCATCTTCTCTAAAAAGCTAGATACTTACTCTAACCTCAATTTCTATTGGTTCAACCTTATTGAGGCGCTTATAGAGATCATTTCATATCATAGTGAATTTGAAGTTGGTGAAGACTTTGAGATGAGTGAGTCAGAAGATGCTATCTTTAACTTCTGGCATGACAGTAATTTAGCAAAGATATTCTTAAACTCGCTTAATGAATCAAAGGATCTTTTAGCTGAATCCAAAAAGCTCGTTACTGTTTTAGAAGACAATATTATTGCGTTTTTCAATATTCACATAAAAGAAGAAATCACTAGCGATCTTATCTATTTAAATATTCCAGAACTTGGAGATGATAATTTATCTGTTTATCAAAATGGCCAACGAATTATCTTTAATGATCTTGAAGACAAAGTTTTAGCTAAGCTTAATGAAAAATCACAAAAGAGAAAGGCAGCTGTTTCTAATATTGATGAGCTTAAAATTATCTTCTACTCTGAGCTAGAAAATACCTCAAAAGAGATGACAGCAAAAATTGAAAAGGCCTATCGCCGACTTGAAAAATATACTCCTCAACTTTTCGTGGTTCTTAAGGAATTTACACAAAATATCATTCCTATTAATGAAAAAGGGATTGTTAGCTACTCAATGCAAACTCTTCCAGGATACTCATCTATTAATACATACGATAGAGATGATATGGACTTAATGGATGATCTGCTTCATGAGAATGGTCACCATGTTCTAAATAGCTACTTGAATCAAGAAGAGCTCTTAGAGGAGCTTGAAGAAAAAATATATTACAGTCCATGGAGGCGAGCTCTTAGGCCAATTAGAGGTATTTACCACGCTTATATGACGTTTTACTGGGCACTTGAACTATTCTCCTCACTTTCTCGACTAGAGGTACACGATTTCACGGATTCTGAATTTAAAAAGATTCAAGAGCGTGCTATCGAAGAGTATTATATGTTGCAATTCTGTGAACTAGATTTGGAAAAGGCATATAAAGAAGAAATCGTTTCTGCTGAAGGTTATGAAGTATATCTACAATTCAAGGCCATGGTGGACTCACATAGAGAGCATATTTTTACACTTGAAAAGCATTTAAATTCTAATGCCGTAGAAGAACTGAAAAATGAACTTCTAGCGGCACGTAACGAATATTATTAA